The Meriones unguiculatus strain TT.TT164.6M chromosome 16, Bangor_MerUng_6.1, whole genome shotgun sequence genomic sequence GAAGCTCCTGAGGCTCCGACACTGCCGGCTTCTTCTCccactcctgtcctttccagcacAGCCTGGCTACCCAGCGGGCCCGAGGCGGAGCAAAAGCCCAGGAGCAGTGGAGGGAGGTGGATGGGAACAGAGCACCAAGGGAAGGGGCCCTCGGCCCAAGGGAGGAGGGAAATGGCCCTCCCCCGACAACTCCCCACTGAattcacagcacagaaaacacctcTAGTCCATCAACTCCACGTGGAGGTATACTGAGTCCAGGGTCCAAAGGGGCAGGCAGGTGAGATGGGCAAGGGCAATGAAGACTAGAGCAGGCTCAGAGGGGAGGCAGCAGAAAACTTCTTCCTATCCATGGGAGGAGACAATGGGGCGGCTGATATTGCTGTTGGTGGTCATGGCGTTGAGCTCCCACCTGGAAGGCCAACAACGGgcagagaagacagaggagggGTCTTTACAGCAAGCCCAGAACTCTTTGAACAAAGCTATGAACGCAGCAGTCCCTTCAACTTCCTACCGCCCTTTTGGGCTTAACCACCAGACCCCACCCACCACTAAATCTACCGCCACCTCCTCATCCGCCTCCAACCTCTTGTGGCTTTCCTGTTTATGTTTATACAGATTTCTGAATCCAAGCACCTGGCTCAGGTGTTTCAGTCAGTAACTCTCCTGCTCTGCACAGACCCAGCCAGGGAGCCCTGCTGCCTCTTCCCCACCACAGCACCTACTCTTTGCTGTCAATTTCTATTACTTTAAGGTTCTGATACAAACCTCCTGTTCTCCCTAAGCTTTAAAGATCTAAAGgctttcccatccacccccacTAAATGAAAGTCTACTTTCAACAATACTTTGATGCTACCAAGACTTAACGAAGTACTCCTTATACCAAGACACATGCACACCTGTGTTGGGTTAGGGCCAGCCTGGAATTCATCAGTTCAGCCTGTACCCTCTGTGTCACCAAAGGACACATAGACCTTAGCAAATATGAATTAAAGTGAACTGGCTCAAGGTAAAGGATCTGTCTCAGAATGACAGAGAAGAGTTAATGATACATGGAGCGATATTTGGTGCTTGAACTAAATATTTGCATAGGCAAGAAATCAGGACCCTTCTCCATTCTAGAACTAAGAGAGTCTAGAAACTCTTCAACTTTCTCCTTTGTAGTCAACCCTGAAATTTAGTCACTCACTCTCAAGAcacaccaccaaaacaaaacagtacaagGAAGCAGAGCTTTTGAGCATGTCTTAAAAAATTCAGTAtgttctgccccccccccagtaGAACTGATAGTTGTCACAATACATTCCTTGCTCCTCATAGAAATTTCATCTCCGGCAGATAGAACCATCTGTCTCCTGCGTCTTGAGACAGAGGTAATCAGGTCACACCTGTGCTGGCCCCACACCCTCAACCAACCCGTCCTCTACAAGCACCTGCTTTACCTGATGTCATGGGGCAAACAGGACTGGTCCAGGTTATACTGAATCACGGCCAGTTTACACAGGGTCTTCAGACTAGGGCCTTTAATGGAGGGGTTGGAGGACAGTCAGAGCAGGGGAAAGGTCCCACATCCGTACTACCACCCAGGGACAGAGAACTTCAGAAATAAGTACTTACTGAAGTCCAAAATGTGTAAGTCAGAATGATCTATGAGGTCAAATTCATCTCCCAGGCCTTCCTCGGGAGAGGGGCTGTtgggatggaaagagaggaaggagtaggtggTAGAACTACCCACAATCCCTCTTACTCAGATAGCTCCCACTCTTCTCTTACAGACGTAGGCCCTTTCCTGAGAACCCCCCTCTCCTAACCTGGTACCCCCAAAGAGGACAATCTTATCACCAACAATACAGCAACACTGGCGCCGGCGGGGACATGGCCCTTTCCCCTTTGGTTCAATCTTTTTCCATGTAAAGGACCCTAAAGAAAAGTTGAGAGGTTCAGTACCTGGCCAACCTAGACATctcaacacacagacacacagcactCCAAGGCCTCACTTACTCAGTGTCGCTCttttcctcccacctcccctaaAGGTAATGCTCTTTACCAGGATTGAACTTCCAGAGATCATGGAAATGCCGATTCAACCTTGCATTGTAGCCACCAAAGATGTACAGCTCTCCATTGTAGCCAACTGGAAGGCCAGAGACGAGTCAAGAGTGAGCAGGGTTACACCGGAAAACCCACAAGAAAATAACAGACACTCACAGGCTGAATGGCTCCTGCGCCCCTCAGGCAGCACCGGAGTGTGTGGACAGTCTAGCCAGGCCTCGGTTCTGGTGTCAAAGACTCGAATGCGATTGCAGTAAATCTCATTGTTGGAATGAAACGGCCCAAAGCGGTCAGCACGGCCCCCAAAGACATACATGTgattgcccagcattgtggctGAGTGGAAGTCCCTCCAGCGTGCAGGATTGCCCtagccaagagcagagagagaggcaatAGGGTCAGCATGGGCTCACATAGGGGAAGCCAACGAAGGGTGGGGATCTGACAGAACAAAGGACAGACCTTTGTGCAAACAAGGGTCCATGTCATGGTGCTGGTATCCAGTTTGTGAATGTCATTGGAAAAGCAGTCTGCCTGAGTGATGAAAGGTAGAAAACAGGTGTCAACAGTTACTCTGTGACCCTCTGTCCTTCCACTCCAAAGCCTCCTGTTCCACCAGCTAAATTTTCCTCTCTACTTTTTGAtataaaactgttttgttttgttttccagacttACCAGCTGCTCATATCCCCCAAAAATGTACATGATCTTGCCCAGGACACAAGCTGAATGTCCATCTCGGGCCCCAGGAACTGTTCCTGACACTCGGGGTGTAGACCACTTGTGAGTATCTTTTGAAAGAGGTAAGAGAATGACACAGGTCAGCTGACACACCCGTCTCAATTCCGGCCTTCCCTCCTCCACTACTCCCCCCAACCACCCCTTTCCCAGGCCCAAGGTATCATTTGAGATCCATACTCACTGACATCAAAGGCATAGAGTACGTTGCAGGCCCCTTCAGTGTCATTGCGCCCACCCCAAAGGAAGACCGTGTCATCGATGAGGACGGTTGAGTGTCCATACCGCATATAGGGTACAACAGGAGCCTGCCCTCGGACGGCAGGCCTCACCGGGGGCAGCTTTGTCCAACGCAAGGACACTGTGGACAGAGCTTTCCTCAGCCCTGGGAACCTCCCTCTAGGCTGCTACCCTGTCCCAAACCGAACACTCttacccacccccaccccctgaacTTCATTCAGGTGCCCACTACCTTCCATGATGTAGGGACCCGAGAAAAGGTACCAGGACTGGCTTACCAGCATTGAAAATGTGCACATCTATCTGACGTAGTGTCTCGTAGTCTTCACCAGAGCAGTAACCCCCGAAGGAGTACACTCGGTGCCCGACAGCCACTGCAGCATGGTTCACTCTGCGTGGCCCGCCCTCCAGATGCACTGTCCACCGTAACATCCCCTGGGCTACAGGTTACAGGAACATGCCCCCCCGGCACGGCCTGCTGCCTCTGCTACCTGTACAGAAGTCAGGGCCACAGATTCCTCAGATGAAGCTTCTGCTCAACGTGGCTGCCCAGGACCAGTCTTTGCCTCCAAGTACCACCCCAGTGGCCCTCCCACACCACCCCTCTACAGGAACACTAGTCACAGCTCAGGTGGCTGGCCCTGCCCCAGGGGAGATGCAGAGGTCAAGGAGCTAGCACTGGCCCTGTGTTCTCCCACAGTGAAGGGTGGGGCCACCTTAACATTCTTATTGCCAGCTCAGAATCTGGTGATCCTGACAGCCCCCTTACTCATGCCAGCTCCACCCTGGCCCTGGCTTGGAATAAGCTCCAAGCCCCCAGTCTCTAAGCCCCTTTCCCATACTGGCTGTACTCTTGCTTCTGGCTCTGCTTACTGCCACCTCTCTAAGAATTTCCCTCCGTCTCTTAAAGGTAGGGATCTCAAAATACTCACTGCTATTAATAGCCCAGCCAGCCCCTGCCAGTCCACTGAAAGCTGGCATGGCTGCTTTAAAGTAATAAAAGCGTTTAGGCTTTTAGAGTGGAACAGTGTCCCTACCTAGGACAGGGAACTCCATGTAACCATGGTTCATTAGCCCCTCTCAGAGAGTTCTTGTCAAGTTGATCCGTTGTCCCTGGGGTCACCCAGGGTGCCTAGAGGCACGAGGAGTTCCTTTGACAGCTGTGGCTCATAGGCTGCCAGGACTAGAAACTTAAGCCAGAAAGGTATGTGTATGTTGGGGGTTGGAGGCAGGGAAGAGGAGTTTTCTCTTACCACCTCCCCAACCCTACTACTGTAAAGAACAAGCCACTTCCAGCAGCTCTTCtgcttgggtttttaaaggaggATGGGGTGAAGCTGTATGCTGGACCCTGTTCCTGAGGTTGCAGTCCTTCACGACCAGAAAGCCCTGAGCTCGGCTCTTCAAAATGGAGGACCCCCTTTGTCAGTGGGGCTCCCTCTTCCCTGCCTGATCTGGGGAGGCCGAACCCTCTACCTGAGGAATGTCACACAGTTCTTAGGAAATTACAGGTCCAATCCTTTCTCCCCTTAAGAACCTGTTCAGCAAGCATCTGGGATTCCTGGAAGGCCTCTCAGTACCGAAGCCCCTCGGCCAACAACCTTCTCTCACCCCCGAtatttctgtctcctctccacATTCTATATATAGAACCCTCCTTCACCCCTAATAAAACTGATCTACCTCCCCAAAGCTGATTTCCATTCATCCAACGGGCTTCTGACCTCCCCATCTGTTGCCCCTGCTCCATTTGCCCTTATGGGCAATGGATACAGGCTGATGATCCAGTGGGCAGGGAGGGTCACAGGTGTAGATTgcaaagaggaaggaaagcaaaAATGCCTTTGGAGTAGGACAAGAAAAAGCCCCAAGCAGGTGAGGGACCATGGCCTTTTAAAGACAGCTTGCCAGCCTAGTGATAATGGGTATATTTGAGGGTTCTTTCTGGTAAATCCTTTTGCAACTGGCAATGTCTTTGCCAGGAGACATCTGCTGGGTTTGGGTGATCAACTGCTCCTTGATCAAAATGCCTtggtggagggaaaaaaaaacaacagaacctcagggggagaaaaagaaaacaaaacaaaacaaaagccacctCAAGCAAAGGAGGTCCCCTTGAAGACTTTCAGCTGGCCTGCCACTACTGCCCACCCAGCCTTCCCCATCCCTACATTGTATGCTTGAAATAGTCATCTCTCTCAACCTGAAATAGCAGCAGCCAAAAAGTCATTCTCACTTCTCTCACTTCTTTACTCCTGCTGTTAAATCAAATCTGTGCTTAGTGGGAAAGGAAATTGAAAGCTCTAAGAATCAAGATCAGGTCCAAGGCAGGTGTGGTGAGGCATGCCTTGTAATTAAGGCCAGCCAGGtaggtctacacagtaagttccaaaCCGGCCTGAGCTACAAAAAAATGCACAAAGATGAGACGAGTAAGACCGGTGACAGATGGATAAAGAAACCCATCCTCAGTCGAgcgcacgcctgcaatcccagcgctcggggaggcagaagcaggaagatctctgagctcaaagccagcctggtctacaaagtgagttcagtacagccaaggctacacagagaaaccctgtctcgaaaaacagaaacaaacaaaacagaatcccATCGTCTTCAGAAGGATAACTTAAATGAAGGAGTTAAACAGTATCTCTGGGTCTCCAACATTCTCCCAGCACTACGGCATTTTCAACCTTCCTTCCATTCATTCCTTTGATGTCTGCTCCCCCTCCCTGACAGCTTTCGATCTCCACTTGCGACCCTTCCCTTCTTGACCTCCGGAGAGCTTTGCAGTTCCCTTGTTTTtccttctcccatctctccaagGTCCACACTAGAGAGCCCTCTAATTCGTCTACCTCCACCAAGGGAAGAAAACATGCATTGTCCCATCCAACCATAAATGTTCCTTCCTGAACCTGACTGAACTCCTGTTTCACTCCACCTTTCTCAGCCGCCCCTCCCCCACGACGCCAGACACTGCCCCCTCCCGCTGCCATTATGCTCGGCTTCCTGATTCTCTTCAGAACCCACCCGTCCACTTTCAGCGCCTCTTCCAGTCACCAGGTTTCTCCTAACCCGTCTCCAGACCATTTCCCCCAAACCTTTCTCAGCCCATTAACACCCCTCTTTCCCAGCATCCCCCTaggtccctccccacccccatctcatCCATCTCGGCCCCTCCCCAGCAACGCCAGCGGAAAGCATGGGCGTCGCCAACCCCTCCAATCTTTCTCATCACTCAACCCACCGCAGGCTACCTGCCAGGCCGGGCCGGGGTGGGGCCGCGGGTCCTCGCGCTGCCAGCAGCCTAGAACCCGTTGCGCGCCAACCGACTCCTCAGTCCCCAACGAGATAAACACTGCCAGACTTCGTCCTTCCGGCGGCCAGAGGGACGCGCACGTGCAGTGAGAACCCTGGGCCCGACGCCTTCAGGGACTTGTAGTCCACAAATTACCTCAGGGCAGGgagctgggggtgggtggggcgTGGCGGAGTTTTGCGCATGCGCAGAACACATCGAGCGCCTGAGGGTCACTGGGTAATGTAGTTCTTTGTTGTCCGGGCAGGGGATGGCAGAGGTGGGGCGAGAGGCGGACTTCTCGTCCTCGTTTGCGTCAGTCTTGGGCACGGGGCGGGGCTGGAGGACTAAGAAACCCAGCTGGTCCTGCCGCGCCGGAAGTGAAGGTGCGGGTCCggctgtgggctctgagagggtgAGGCGCGAGGAAATACCAACGCCGAGAATCAGTGGGGGCGGGTAGGGGACGCTGCAGCTGGGACCATTGAAGGGGAGCCCCTGGTCCGGAAGGGCTTTTGTCCGGCGGTACTGCGGTGCCTCGGAGTAGAGGGGATGAGGGGAGGAGACGCACTATCGTGGGTAGACTGGCCACCAGCGGTTACCGAGCCGGGGAGGGGCGTGGCGAGAGGGGGCGAGGTTCTGGAAAGGGTCTCATCGGAAGTGGGGGAGTCCTctggttttctgtttatttaggaATCGGGAGAGTTAGAGACTAGTGGGCTCCAGTTCAGTACAAGAACCCAAACTTAAGACGGAGAGGCACGAGAgacgggggaggggaggaagaagtaAGACCCGTGAGACAGGGAAGTGGGTTTTCTGAACGTTGAAAGGAGACCTGGTTTCATCCAATCCCCCATCCTGCTTTTCTGTCCTTGCAGCCCCTGCCCGGATGGCAGCAGTAGTTCTAGGGGGAGACACCATGGGCCCGGAGCGTATCTTCCCCAATCAAACTGAGGACTTAGGGCCACATCAGGGTCCTACAGAAGGAACTGGGGATTGGAGCAGTGAAGAACccgaggaagagcaggaggaaacGGGAGCAGGACCAGCAGGCTACTCGTACCAGCCCCTCAACCAAGATCCTGAACAAGAAGAGGTGGAACTCGCCCCAGTGGGTGAAGGAGAAGATGGAGCTGCTGACATCCAAGATCGGATTCAGGTACGGTGGAATTGTTACTAAGGTTAACAATTAGATTACAAAATTTCACAGCAGCTGAAGCTGGACACAAATCATCTTTGTGGTTCTGCAGGCCCTGGGGCTTCATTTGCCAGACCCACCAATAGAGAGCGAGGATGAAGATGAGGAGGGAGCTGCAGCATTGAGCAGCCACAGCTCTATCCCCATGGACCCAGGTAAAGCTCATTCTTTGATTTAGGATTAATTATGTAGGAAGTGGGTTGCCTTAGTcgtagccgggcatggtggcacacacctttagtcccagcagaggCCTGCAGatctgttgagtttgaggccagcctggtctacaaattaagttccaggacggccagggctgtTGCAGAGTAAGCTTGTCTCTAAGAACCAGTCAGAATCTAGGGTAGCTAGATCTGGGAAACCTGGCAGTACAGCACGTGGACTTGATGACTCCAGGAGTTCAGGAGTCCTGGGTTGATTCAAGGAATAGAGAGAGGAAGTGGTCCCATTGTACCTATCCCCTAACCAGCCTTCGGCTATGCTTTCAGAACACGTAGAGCTGGTGAAAAGGACGATGGCTGGAGTAAGCTTGCCTGCACCAGGGGTTCCTGCCTGGGCTCGGGAGATATCGGATGCTCAGTGGGAAGATGTGGTCCAGAAAGCCCTCCAAGCCCGGCAGGCATCCCCTGCCTGGAAGTGACCACACAGAGAGAACTGCCTTATCCCCCTATATTCCAAGCCAGGACCAGCACAGGACTAACAACTCTGGTTCTAACATCCATCTCCCGATGTCCCTTTTCACATCAAGGCAAATCAGACCTCTCAGAGACCCACTTTATTCATTTCTGTACATATGGGGACATTGGCCCGAGCCCAACCCACCTTAGCATGTATCACTCTGTGGAGAATAAAGCACCCTATGTACACAGCCAAAAGCCGTACTGCCTGTGCCCCTGAAACCTGGTCCAGCCCTCCCcagtcctttgcttttctgagtgccCAAAGGGTACAGGTGAGGGCCTGCCCAGCATCAgcataaacagagaaataaataggCGCTGCAGGGAGCCATGCTTGGGGCActgctcctgcttccttctctatAGCTTTGGGAGCCAACAAAGGAGAGCAGTCAGCCGCAGGGTGGTCCCTTCCAAATTGTGATCCCAGGACTGCTGCTTTC encodes the following:
- the Mea1 gene encoding male-enhanced antigen 1 isoform X2, giving the protein MAAVVLGGDTMGPERIFPNQTEDLGPHQGPTEGTGDWSSEEPEEEQEETGAGPAGYSYQPLNQDPEQEEVELAPVGEGEDGAADIQDRIQALGLHLPDPPIESEDEDEEGAAALSSHSSIPMDPEHVELVKRTMAGVSLPAPGVPAWAREISDAQWEDVVQKALQARQASPAWK
- the Mea1 gene encoding male-enhanced antigen 1 isoform X1, whose amino-acid sequence is MAEVGREADFSSSFASVLGTGRGWRTKKPSWSCRAGSEAPARMAAVVLGGDTMGPERIFPNQTEDLGPHQGPTEGTGDWSSEEPEEEQEETGAGPAGYSYQPLNQDPEQEEVELAPVGEGEDGAADIQDRIQALGLHLPDPPIESEDEDEEGAAALSSHSSIPMDPEHVELVKRTMAGVSLPAPGVPAWAREISDAQWEDVVQKALQARQASPAWK
- the Klhdc3 gene encoding kelch domain-containing protein 3; translated protein: MLRWTVHLEGGPRRVNHAAVAVGHRVYSFGGYCSGEDYETLRQIDVHIFNAVSLRWTKLPPVRPAVRGQAPVVPYMRYGHSTVLIDDTVFLWGGRNDTEGACNVLYAFDVNTHKWSTPRVSGTVPGARDGHSACVLGKIMYIFGGYEQLADCFSNDIHKLDTSTMTWTLVCTKGNPARWRDFHSATMLGNHMYVFGGRADRFGPFHSNNEIYCNRIRVFDTRTEAWLDCPHTPVLPEGRRSHSAFGYNGELYIFGGYNARLNRHFHDLWKFNPGSFTWKKIEPKGKGPCPRRRQCCCIVGDKIVLFGGTSPSPEEGLGDEFDLIDHSDLHILDFSPSLKTLCKLAVIQYNLDQSCLPHDIRWELNAMTTNSNISRPIVSSHG